In Thermodesulfitimonas autotrophica, the following proteins share a genomic window:
- a CDS encoding DUF2225 domain-containing protein, whose protein sequence is MNRVIDLLAKIPLFKDFTPDGLVRLSQYLRANRIPARSVLLEEGETADRLIIILHGRVGISRRTRQGLVYEAAGPGSVVGVLDVLEQAPATATVRAEEETIILSISRQDLHSFLKEHPHEALTLLGVLAGYLRQTGLVFDVTVPPAAPNTEKEAQDETPGNQKENGKMGDSPFYTKQHICPACDAQFPSLSVKSKYVRLTRTDSDFCPHYATVNPMFYEVLVCPHCGYAFTEEMPRLTDREKAILAAQLPEIRSSLSFSGERDFDLAVESFRLAIRCLEAIGAKKLLLGKFYLKTAWLYRMAGKEEEERRNLQKALAYLEQSYQTEQSADPALELNLIYLLGDLNLRLGNEGAAARWFSQILEHPKRTANPGILNRTRDRWYEIRQRRKEEGDA, encoded by the coding sequence TTGAACCGAGTTATCGATCTATTAGCTAAGATTCCCCTCTTCAAAGATTTTACTCCTGATGGACTGGTACGCCTCTCCCAGTATCTGCGGGCAAACCGGATCCCCGCCAGAAGCGTCCTCTTAGAAGAAGGCGAAACCGCAGACCGCCTGATCATCATCCTGCACGGGCGGGTCGGTATCAGCCGCCGCACGAGGCAGGGCCTCGTCTACGAAGCAGCTGGTCCAGGATCGGTCGTTGGCGTGCTTGATGTCCTCGAACAGGCACCTGCTACAGCAACCGTGCGGGCGGAAGAGGAAACCATTATCCTTTCCATAAGCCGTCAAGATTTACACTCTTTCCTGAAGGAACACCCGCACGAAGCGCTCACGCTTCTGGGAGTTCTGGCGGGCTACCTGCGCCAGACAGGCCTAGTTTTCGACGTGACGGTTCCACCAGCCGCCCCCAACACCGAAAAGGAGGCTCAAGACGAAACCCCGGGCAACCAAAAAGAAAACGGGAAAATGGGGGATTCGCCTTTTTATACGAAGCAACATATCTGCCCCGCCTGTGACGCACAGTTTCCCTCTCTATCCGTGAAATCGAAATACGTCCGCCTCACCAGAACAGACAGCGACTTTTGCCCCCACTACGCAACCGTGAACCCTATGTTCTACGAAGTGCTGGTCTGCCCCCACTGCGGTTACGCCTTCACCGAAGAGATGCCCCGGCTGACCGACCGGGAAAAAGCGATTCTCGCCGCCCAGCTGCCGGAAATCCGCAGTTCGCTTTCCTTCAGCGGCGAGAGAGACTTCGACCTGGCAGTAGAATCATTCCGCTTGGCGATCCGGTGCCTTGAAGCGATAGGGGCTAAAAAGCTTCTTTTGGGGAAATTTTACTTGAAGACGGCGTGGCTCTACCGTATGGCCGGGAAGGAAGAAGAAGAACGCAGAAATCTTCAAAAAGCCCTCGCTTATCTGGAACAGTCTTACCAGACAGAGCAGTCGGCCGACCCTGCGCTGGAGTTGAATCTCATTTACCTGCTCGGCGATCTCAACCTGCGCCTCGGAAACGAAGGGGCAGCTGCCCGCTGGTTCAGCCAAATACTGGAACACCCTAAGCGCACCGCAAATCCCGGCATTTTAAACCGCACCCGTGACCGGTGGTACGAGATCCGCCAGCGGCGCAAGGAAGAAGGCGACGCTTAG
- a CDS encoding secondary thiamine-phosphate synthase enzyme YjbQ, which yields MLKTIEVVTHKHQEFVDITGKVQEVVRESGITEGVAYIYCPHTTAGICVNENYDPTVAEDILNKLEELVPVAGAYRHAEGNAAAHIKSCLVGVCHPLLVSGGKIVLGTWQGVFFCEFDGPRRRKVLVKIVAG from the coding sequence GTGTTAAAGACGATTGAAGTCGTGACCCACAAACACCAGGAGTTTGTGGACATCACGGGCAAGGTGCAGGAAGTCGTGCGGGAAAGCGGTATTACGGAGGGAGTAGCGTACATCTACTGCCCCCATACCACCGCCGGTATATGCGTTAACGAAAATTACGACCCGACGGTGGCCGAAGACATTTTAAACAAGCTCGAGGAATTGGTGCCGGTCGCTGGAGCGTACCGCCACGCAGAGGGGAACGCGGCGGCACACATCAAGTCTTGCCTTGTGGGGGTATGCCACCCGCTCCTGGTGAGTGGCGGGAAGATAGTGCTTGGCACCTGGCAAGGGGTTTTTTTCTGTGAGTTCGACGGCCCCCGGCGGCGGAAAGTGCTGGTCAAAATAGTTGCCGGCTAA
- a CDS encoding metal ABC transporter permease, translating into MDIWGYGFFLRAMAAGVLCGFACPLVGVFLVARRYSFLADALAHIALTGVALGLILSVSPHVVTLVVVVVAAFTVEWLRQRQRFHADAVLATVMAGGLSLGVILVSKSRGFGADLTGYLFGSLLTISPTDLRVITLLVAFVATVVFLFYRHLFVIAIDEEYARAAGLKVTFVNAAFIVVAALTVGVAIRAVGVLLTGALVVIPVLIAMQVNRSFCGTVATAIAAGTGMALGGLHIAYFLDLPPGPAVVLLGIALLAGIVTGQQVYKTLNKS; encoded by the coding sequence GTGGATATCTGGGGTTACGGTTTCTTCCTCCGGGCAATGGCGGCGGGCGTGCTTTGCGGTTTTGCCTGCCCGTTGGTCGGGGTCTTTCTCGTCGCCCGGCGGTATTCTTTTCTCGCCGACGCCCTCGCCCATATCGCCCTGACCGGTGTGGCGCTGGGACTCATCTTGAGCGTTTCCCCTCATGTGGTTACTCTTGTGGTAGTAGTAGTAGCGGCCTTCACGGTCGAATGGTTGCGGCAGCGGCAACGGTTTCATGCCGACGCTGTTCTGGCAACGGTGATGGCGGGGGGCCTATCACTCGGGGTGATTCTGGTAAGCAAAAGCCGGGGCTTCGGGGCTGATCTTACCGGGTATCTTTTCGGCAGCCTGCTAACGATTAGCCCTACAGACCTGCGGGTGATCACGCTGCTGGTGGCCTTTGTGGCAACGGTGGTTTTCTTGTTTTACAGGCACCTTTTCGTTATTGCCATTGACGAGGAATATGCGCGGGCAGCCGGCTTGAAAGTAACCTTTGTGAATGCAGCCTTCATTGTAGTGGCGGCGCTCACGGTGGGGGTGGCGATTAGGGCGGTAGGGGTGCTGCTTACCGGGGCGTTAGTGGTCATACCGGTTTTAATCGCCATGCAGGTAAACAGGAGCTTTTGCGGGACGGTGGCCACCGCGATCGCAGCGGGGACGGGGATGGCTCTTGGTGGCTTGCATATCGCCTATTTCCTTGATCTGCCGCCGGGGCCAGCCGTCGTGCTGCTCGGTATAGCGCTTCTCGCCGGGATCGTCACCGGTCAACAAGTTTACAAAACGCTTAACAAGTCTTAA
- a CDS encoding HAD family hydrolase, translated as MKQKSVMVGLAPEKRVRGVIFDLDGTLTPVRSVWQHIHEALGTWESHGSRSLAAFLAGEITYEEFARRDVGAWHGVPRERIAAIVAEIPYRPGAKELVGRLKERGVRLALLSSGLDILVARVAEELGFDVWVANGLGFTNGVVDGRVHIRVPWDGKPAHLDSICRFFRTTPAETAAIGDSHGDVPLFERVGLGIAVNAEPAVCACAHLSLDCSDLQELWPVLSPHLP; from the coding sequence GTGAAGCAAAAGTCGGTAATGGTCGGCTTGGCGCCTGAAAAAAGGGTGCGCGGGGTTATTTTCGACCTGGACGGAACGCTTACACCGGTACGGAGTGTCTGGCAGCATATCCACGAGGCGCTCGGCACCTGGGAGAGTCACGGTAGCCGGTCGCTGGCCGCCTTCTTGGCCGGGGAAATTACCTATGAGGAGTTCGCCCGGCGTGACGTAGGAGCCTGGCATGGTGTACCGCGGGAGCGCATCGCGGCGATCGTAGCCGAAATCCCCTACCGCCCCGGCGCGAAGGAACTGGTGGGTAGGCTGAAAGAGCGGGGGGTGCGGCTGGCGCTTCTTTCTTCCGGTCTCGACATTTTAGTTGCTCGGGTGGCGGAAGAGCTTGGTTTTGACGTTTGGGTGGCTAACGGGCTCGGCTTTACCAACGGGGTGGTTGACGGCCGCGTGCATATCCGGGTGCCCTGGGATGGAAAGCCGGCGCACCTTGATTCAATCTGCCGCTTTTTCCGGACTACGCCTGCGGAAACGGCGGCCATCGGCGACAGCCACGGGGATGTCCCCCTATTTGAAAGGGTGGGGCTCGGGATAGCGGTTAACGCCGAGCCAGCCGTCTGCGCCTGTGCCCACCTAAGCCTTGATTGCAGCGATTTGCAGGAACTATGGCCGGTTCTATCACCTCACCTGCCGTAA